The Actinomycetes bacterium genome includes the window CGTTCAACCCGGCCGCGATCTGCGGCCGCAGCCTGACGGTCATGGGCACCGGCGGCGAGGACCTGCTCGCCTACACCGGCACCTTGGCGCTGCTCGACCGGCACAGCGAGATCCCCTTCGCCGAGATGGTGTCGCACGTGTTCCCGGTCGCCGAGGCGGCCCGCGCCGTGGAGACCTCCCTCGACGCCGACACCGCCACCAAGGTCCTTGTGTCCAACGTCCTCGAGCCTCGACGACAGGAGCAGTCATGACGACCGGAGAGCCGTTGCGGGTCGGTGTGCTGGGTGCCGCGCGCATCAGCACCGAGGCGATCGTGCGGCCGGCCCACGAGCTCGGCGCCCGGCTGGTCGCGGTGGCCGCCCGTCACCGCTCCCGCGCCGAGCAGTTCGCCGCCGAGCACGGGGTGGAGCGCGTGCTCGACGACTACCAGGCGCTGCTCGACGACCCCGAGGTCGAGGTCGTCTACAACCCGCTGGCCAACAGCCTGCACGGCCCCTGGAACCTGCGCGCGGTCGAGGCGGGCAAGCACGTCCTGACCGAGAAGCCGTCCGCCGGCAACGCCGCCGAGGCCGGGCTGGTGCGCGACGCGGCCGCGGCCGCGGGTGTGCAGGTGGTCGAGGCGTTCCACCACGTCTACCACCCGCTGATGGCCCGGATGCTCGAGCTGGCCGGCGGCGGGGAGATCGGCGACCTGCAGTACGTCGAGGCGCGGATGCTGATGCCGCCACCACGGGCCGAGGACCTGCGCTGGGACGCGGCGCTGGCCGGGGGCGGGCTGATGGACGTGGGCTGCTACGCGGTGCGCGCCGTGCGCGACCTGGCCCCGCTGTGCGGCGGCGAGCCGCGGGTGGTGGCGGCGCGGGGCGGCGAGCACCCGGCGCACCCGGGTGTCGACGCCTGGCTCTCCGCCGAGCTGGAGCTGCCCTCAGGTGTCCAGGCGCGCGTGGAGTCGAGCATGACCCACCAGGACGTGGACTTCTCGCTGCGCCTCGTCGGCAACCTCGGCGAGGCCTACGCCCCCCAGTTCGTCAAGCCGCACCTCGACGACCGGGTGGTGGTCACCCTGCCGACCGACCGCCGGGTCGAGCACCTCGGCACCCGGCCGACCTACACGTACCAGCTCGAGGCCATGGCCGCGCTGGTCCGGGACGGCGCG containing:
- a CDS encoding Gfo/Idh/MocA family oxidoreductase, whose protein sequence is MTTGEPLRVGVLGAARISTEAIVRPAHELGARLVAVAARHRSRAEQFAAEHGVERVLDDYQALLDDPEVEVVYNPLANSLHGPWNLRAVEAGKHVLTEKPSAGNAAEAGLVRDAAAAAGVQVVEAFHHVYHPLMARMLELAGGGEIGDLQYVEARMLMPPPRAEDLRWDAALAGGGLMDVGCYAVRAVRDLAPLCGGEPRVVAARGGEHPAHPGVDAWLSAELELPSGVQARVESSMTHQDVDFSLRLVGNLGEAYAPQFVKPHLDDRVVVTLPTDRRVEHLGTRPTYTYQLEAMAALVRDGAAMRTSAVDSVVTMELIDDLYRAAGMQPRSGAA